A stretch of DNA from Micromonospora peucetia:
GGTGGAGGCCGGACGGTACGCGGTGCGGGTCAGCGCGGCCGGTCACGTACGCCAGGTCTTCCCGGACGTCGTGGTGACCAAGGGCGCGGGCACCGCCCTGGCCCTCGGGCTGCGGCCGTCGCCCAAGGTCGCCGTGCTCGGCGACCACGAGGGCCGGGCGAAGGCGCACCTGGCCGGATGGGGTTACCAGGCCGCGGACCTGGCCTGGACCGACGTCTCGGCGGTGGGGAACTACGACCTGGTCCTGGCCAACCTGGCGGCGAATTCGGGCACTGACCCCGGCGCCGCCGGGTGGGCCGCGTTCGAGGACGCCATCGTCCGGGCCGACGTGCCGGTCGTCTGGCTGGACCAGTACGGCCGCGGCGCGATCAAGTACCTGACCAGGTACGACGGCGACCCGCAGGTCCGCGCCGAGGACCGGCTCGACGGCCCGACGCAGGCGAAGGTGCTCGCCGACCACCCCCTCACGGCCGGGTTCCCGGCCGGGTCCACGGTGCCGCTGACCGCCGACAACGCCGAGTACAGCTACTTCACCGGGTTTTCCGGGGTGACGGTGGCGAACCTGGTCACCGGAGCCCAGGGCGAGCGCGGTGGCACCATCGGCTACCGGGGCCGGTCCGCCGGCTCGGTGGACGTGCTGCTCTCCACCATGTCGATCAGCACCTACGGCTACCCGGCCACCGCCGACCAGCCGGCAAAGAACTGGACCCCGCAGACGGAGCTGCTGTTCCACAACGCCCTGCGGTACGCGCTGGACGCCCCGCCGCTGGCGGCGACCGTGCGCGGCACGGTCCGGTCCAGCGCGACGGGTGAACCGACCGCGAGCACCGTCACGGTGGTCGAGACCGGTGCGACGGCGACGGTCCGGGCCGGTGACGGCAGCTATGCGCTGCCGTTGCAGCCGGGCACCTGGACGCTTCGGGTGGGCACCTTCGGCCACCAGGACGTCGAGCGCTCCGTGACCGTCGTCGGGGGCGACACCCCGACCGTGGACATCACGCTGCCGGTCGCTGCCAGCGGCACGATCGAGGGCACCGTGCGGACCGCCGAGGGCGCCCCGGTCGCCGGGGCGGCGGTGACCGTGGAGGGCACCCCGCTCTCCGGGGCCACCGGGGCGGGCGGCACCTACCGGATCGCCGGCGTACCGACCGGCAGCCACTCGCTGCGGATCCACGCCGAGGGGTACGGCATCGCGCAGCGGCCGGTGACCGTCCAGTCCGAACAGCGCGTCGTGGTCGACGTGGAACTCGCGGCGGCCCGGGTGCTGGCCGTGGCCGGCGACTCGGCCAAGGGCGAGATCGCCGCCCTGCTGTCCGCCGACGGGCACCTCGTCCGGAACTGGAACTGGGCCGACATCCACCTGCACGTCCCGGAACTGGGCAAGGTCGACGCGGTGGTCCTCAACGGACAGTCCCCGTCGCCGACCGCGGCCGAGCTGAACGCGTTCCTGACGGCCGCGGCCGAAGCCGAGGTGTCCGTCATCATGGCCGGACAGTGGGGTTCCGGCGCCGTCCGGGCGGCCCGTACGGCCCGCAATGATCCGAGCGGCGTCACCGACGGCTTCACCGACGACGGGATGGCCATCACCTACACGCCGTCGGCGCCGCACCCCATCTTCGCCGGATTCGAGGTCGGCAAGCCGATCCCGCTGATGCGCAACCCGCAGGGCAACGCGCAGCAGTGGCAGTGGTTCTCCGGCTACTCGGGCGAGACCATCGCCAGCATCGGTGAGGAGAACACCGGTGACCTCGGCGGCGGGGTGGGCGTCAAGTTCACCTCCCCGTCCAGCGTGGAGATCCTGCTCGCGGGGCTTGCCTCCGGCTCGTACGGCAGGCCCGGTGACCGGTGGACGCCGGAGGCCGTGGGGATCTACCTGAACGCGGTGAAGTGGGCGCTGGACGCGAGCCAGGGTGGGCTCGTCGGCACCGTGACCGGCGACGGAGCACCGCTGGCCGGAGCGGAGGTACGCGTCGTCGAGGCCGGCCTCACCACCAGGACCGGCGCGGACGGTACGTTCCGGCTCGGAATGCCGGGCGGGACCTACACGGTCCAGGTCAGCGCGCTCGGATTCGTCCGGCACGAGGCCACGGTGACGGTGAAGACGGGTGAGACGCTCACGCTGCCGGTGGCGATGGTCCCGGTGCCACGCGGGAGCATCTCGGGCACCGTCACCGACACCGACGGTACGGCGATCGCCGGGGCCCGCCTGGTGGCGAGCGGCCCGACCGCCGGTGAGGCGATCTCGGACGCCGACGGGCGGTACACGCTCGCCGGCCTGATCCCCGGCGACTACCAGCTCGTCGTCGACGCCAAGCACCACCTGACGGGGTCCGCCAAGGCGACGGTGGTGGCCGACCAGGCTGCCACGGTGGCGGTCCGGCTGAAGCCCACCGACGTCGCGGTGCTCGGTGACGTCGGTGGGGCACTGACCGGTTTCCTGCGCGGCGAGGGCGTCGCCGCGGAGGCGAACGACTGGTCGGGGACGTTGACCAGGCTGCCGGCGTACCGGGTGGTCGTGGTCAACGGGGGAGACCCGACGGAGCAGGAGTTCGACGCGCTGGTCTCGGCCGCGGACGCCGCCGAGGTGAGCCTGGTCTTCACCGGCACCTGGGGTGCGGCCAACGGCGGCATCCGGCTGCTGGAACGGTACGGCGACGGGGCGGTCACGGTGGGCGGGCAGGGCTACCGCAACGGGCCCGTGGGGCTGGTCGGATTCGACCGGAAGCACCCGGTGTTCGCCGGCATCGCCGACCCGGCGGCGATCGTGGCCCCGGACGGCTACTGGAGCGATCTGGCCAGCTACTCCGGGACCTACCTGGCGAACCTGTCGGTCGGCGGCGCGGAGGGCAACTCCGGCAAGGGCGTCGCGGTGGCGTACGACTTCCGCACTGCCCGGAGTATGCATCTGCTGGTCAGCGTCGGCGCGGTGAGCACGCTGATGGGCCCCGGCCACGGCTGGACGGAGGACACCGGACGGCTGGTGCGCAACGCGGTCGCCTGGGCCGGGGACGCGGTGCAGGCGGTGCCGGCGCGGCCCGTGCTGACCGCCCCGGTGACGAAGGTGTCGGCGGAAACCGTCACCCTCACCGGCTCGGCCGAGTTCCGGTCCACGGTCGACATCCGGCGCAACGGTGTCCCGGTGGGCACGGCGGTGACCGGCCGGGACGGGCGGTACGCCGTCGAGGTGCCGTTGCGCCCCGGTGCCAACCGGTTCACCGCGGTGGCGACCAACCACGCCGGGGCGTCGGCGTCGTCGAGGCAGGTCACGGTGATCCGCTACACGGGCCGGTTCACCTTCGCCGGCCTGAACGGAAACGGGACCACGGTGGCCTTCGTCGAGTTTCTCGACGGCACCCGAGGCCCGGTCCGGGTGGATGACGGGGTGACCCTGGTGCTGCGGGACACCAACGGTGCGGTGGTCCGCGAGCAGCCGATGGAATGGGACCGCAGGGGAGAGCGGTACACGACGAGGCTCACGAAGCTGCCGAAGGGTGAGTACACCGTGCAGGTACGGGCCACCGTTGACGGCTGGCCGATCCCGTTGGACGGGGGGAAGATCACCCGGGGTTAGCGTCGCGGGCGCACCCACCCCCGACCGTGGCCGCCTGTCCGGGTCCTCATCCGGACAGGCGGTCGACGACCTCAGCGGTGGTGACCACCTCGCCGAACAGGCCAAACGTCTCCAGGCTCACCCGGTGCGCCTCGTCGGTCGCGGCGGTGCACGCGTCGGAGACGACCACCGGCCGGTAGCCGAGGTTGACCGCCTCGAAGAGGGTGCCGGTGACGGAGAGGTTGGTGGCGACGCCGGTGAACAGGACGGTGTCCACGTTCCTGCGTCGCAGGACGGTGTCCAACTCACTGCCGAAGAAACCGGTGAGCCGGACGTGGGTGATCACGATGTCGCCGGCCTCCGGCGCGAGTTCGTCGATGATCCGGGTCTTCGGCGTGCCCTCGAGGAAGGCCTGTCGCTCCTGGATCATGGCGAAGCTCGGCGCGTTGGGGATGAGAGCCGGGTAGCCGGGTTGGTGGGCGACCCGGGTGTAGACGACGAGGCCGCCGCTGGCGCGCACCGCCGTGGCGACCCGCGCCGCGTACGAGGCGACGCGGTGTCGGGACACCTGTTCGGCGAAGAACGGACCGAACACCCCGTCGGGACTGACGACCTCGTGCTGCCAGTGGACGCCGACGACGGCGGTCCGCAGCGGGTCCAGTTCTCGCATCGTCCCTCCCGTCACGGGCCGGAGAGCTGCTGTGGCGCCGGCTGGTAGCCGCGTCCGCCCGAGCCGGCAGGCCCTCTGCCGTACGCGTCGAGGCGCCCCCACCGCCCGGGGATGTCGAGCAGCGCCACGTAGTCGAGGTTAGCGGGCAGGACGGGCCTGATCACGAGGTCTTCGCCGACCGGGCGCAGCCCGAGCATCGTTCGCAACAGCAGCAGGGTGGCACCGGCGGACCACGCCTGCGGGCTGCACGCGGTGGGATAGTTGACCGGATACTTGGTCTCGGCCCGGCTGTAGCCGGCGAACGCCTCGGGCAGCCGGCCGTCGTAGAAGACCGCCGCGTCCAGGATCCCGGCGGCGATCCGGGCCGCCTCGTCGGCGTATCCGTAACGGCGCAGGCCCCAGGCGATGAACGAGTTGTCGAACGGCCAGATGGTTCCGTTGTGGTACCCGATCGGGTTGTAGCGGCCCGCGCCCTCGGCCAGCGTACGCACCCCCCAGCCGCTGAACAGGGCGGGCGACATCAGGTGCCGCACCAGGGCGGACGCCTTCGACTCGTCGACGATGCCGCTCCACAGCAGGTGGCCGATGTTGGACGACAGGGCGTCCACCTGCCGGCCGTCGCCGTCCAGCGCGAGGGCCATGTACCCGCCGTCGGCGATCCAGAAGTCGCGGTTGAAGCGCCGCTTGAGGTCGGCGGCCTCCCGTTCCAGCCGGTCCGCGTACCGCGGGTCGTTCCAGACCGTCCGGGCGAGCCGGGCGGTGCGCATCTTCGCGTCGTACGCGTAACCCTGCAATTCGCAGGTCGCCCTGGGGAAGCCGGGCAGCCGTC
This window harbors:
- a CDS encoding cysteine hydrolase family protein, which translates into the protein MRELDPLRTAVVGVHWQHEVVSPDGVFGPFFAEQVSRHRVASYAARVATAVRASGGLVVYTRVAHQPGYPALIPNAPSFAMIQERQAFLEGTPKTRIIDELAPEAGDIVITHVRLTGFFGSELDTVLRRRNVDTVLFTGVATNLSVTGTLFEAVNLGYRPVVVSDACTAATDEAHRVSLETFGLFGEVVTTAEVVDRLSG